The Cydia pomonella isolate Wapato2018A chromosome 17, ilCydPomo1, whole genome shotgun sequence genome includes a window with the following:
- the LOC133527082 gene encoding pancreatic triacylglycerol lipase-like, with translation MSLITSLYLSIKDWLRVVASVVQLEELKMHTAIVLLAFVAFASAVPVPEEQADFEYPRFIQFPDGDGVPHTVDLQEEIDHNLLEEVQRNPNNNLYLLYTRWNPRTSQTLVINDRNSVLNSNFNPSHPTVVIAHGWLSNQNTDLNPVIRDAYLNKGDANVIVLDWRRLAIGGYVTAVNGVPAVGRGLGQFLRFVHETTGAPYSSMHLVGFSLGAHLVGNAGRELGGAVARVTGLDPAGPLWNYNRDRLGPNDGVYVEAIHTDGGYTMGGLGIGTAITNVDFFPNGGISQPACLTNICNHNRAWELFAATVSYNHLVGRECSSNLQISLNTCRGQFLHMGNDDLRKWGSGKYRLDTARRYPF, from the exons ATGAGTTTGATTACCTccttgtatttaagtataaaagaTTGGCTGCGGGTGGTAGCTTCAGTCGTTCAACTGGAAGAACTGAAAATGCATACAGCCATAGTGCTCCTAGCTTTTGTGG CGTTCGCTTCGGCGGTGCCCGTGCCTGAAGAGCAGGCTGACTTCGAGTACCCGAGGTTCATCCAGTTTCCCGATGGGGATGGCGTTCCTCACACAGTGGACCTTCAGGAGGAGATCGACCACAACCTCCTCGAAGAGGTGCAGAGAAACCCAAACAATAATCTGTACCTTCTCTATACCAG ATGGAACCCACGTACCTCGCAGACACTGGTAATCAACGACAGGAACTCGGTTCTGAACTCCAACTTCAACCCCAGCCACCCCACCGTGGTTATCGCGCACGGATGGCTCAGTAATCAGAACACCGACCTCAACCCCGTTATCAGAGACG CTTACCTCAACAAAGGCGACGCTAACGTCATCGTCCTGGACTGGCGCCGCCTAGCCATCGGCGGTTACGTGACGGCTGTAAACGGAGTTCCCGCGGTCGGTCGCGGCCTCGGCCAGTTCCTGCGATTCGTCCATGAAACTACTGGCGCACCCTACAGCTCCATGCACCTCGTCGGATTCAGCTTAGGCGCTCATCTAGTTGGCAACGCAGGAAGAGAGCTGGGAGGAGCTGTTGCCCGTGTAACTG GTCTAGACCCTGCTGGTCCCCTATGGAACTATAACAGAGACCGTCTGGGTCCCAACGACGGCGTGTACGTTGAGGCGATTCATACTGATGGCGGCTATACCATGGGCGGTCTTGGCATCGGGACGGCGATTACTAATGTCGACTTCTTCCCCAACGGCGGCATCTCTCAGCCTGCGTGCCTCACCAACATCTGCAACCACAATCGCGCTTGGGAACTGTTTGCTGCTACTGTATCGTACAACCACCTCGTCGGAAGAGAGTGCTCATCCAATTTGCAGATCAGTTTAAACACCTGCAGAGGACAGTTTCTTCATATGGGCAACGATGATTTGAGAAAGTGGgg ATCTGGCAAATACCGGTTGGACACTGCACGAAGATATCCCTTCTAA